The genomic region TTGTTATTTACCAATGTAAATGTAACAATGCCGCTGGCCAGCACTACTACCGCCACCGACGAGAACCACCATAGGAAACGCTTTTTGCGTTGTGTTTCCTTTTGGTCCATTTCGTGGTGAATACGGTCCCAAAGGCTATCCGATAGTTCCGGTTCGAAGTTATCAATCCGCTGGCGCAGTTTGTTCTTCAAACCTTCTCCTTCGCTGTATTCGTTTAAATTAACAATTTTCATCGTTCTGTTTGTTTATGGTCGCCAATTCAGTGCCTTAAACTATATTATGTTTTAAAAAAAAATTTCGTTCGCTGTTTTTCAACATCGTTTGCAGCAAGGTGCGTGCCCTTGCGTACTGTGATTTTGAAGTACCTACTGATATGCCCAATTGCTCTGCAATTTCTGCATGGCTAAAGCCTTCAATTGCAAATAGGGTAAATACCATTCTTCCGCCTTCAGGCAACCTTTGTATGGCACCCACAATATCTTCAGTAGCAAATTTGTCAATATCAAGGGTCGATACTTTGTGTTCGGCCTCATCAACATCCACTTCTATGTATTTTATCCGCTTCATTTTGCGGTAGTAATCGGTGGCTGTGTTTACAATTATGCGGCGTATCCATCCTTCAAAGCTGCCCACAGGTTTATAGTTTTTAAGGTTCTCAAAAATCTTTATAAACCCTTCCTGCAAAATATTCTCAGCCTCATATCTGTCTCTTGCATAACACAAACACACCGATAGCATTTTGCGTGCATACCTGTCGTACAAATGTTTTTGGTACAACCTGTCGTTATTCACGCATCCTTTTATCAGTTCGGTTTCGCTTATCATAGCTAAGGGCAGTGTGTTTAATGTATCAAACGCCATTTTGCAAAGGCGGGTTGTAATTAGCGATAAAAAATTTAAAGATAAGTGCTAAAACTATCTTTAGCACAATGCTGTCAATGATTTACAAAAGGAAATATTTATTTGCAACAATGTTGCATTTGATTATATTTGCAACGATGTTTCATAAAACCAAAATCATGAAAAGACTACCAATACTTGTTATGGCCTTAGGGCTGGTATTACTAAACGCTTGTAGTAAGGGTGATGACGATAAAGATACTACAAAACCTGTGATTAAACTTTCAGAGCCTACAAGCGGTGACGTGTTTGTTTCAGGGGAGAAGATGAACGTATCAGTTGCGTTTGAAGACAACAAAGAGCTGAGCCAATACAAGATTGAAATACACGATGATTTTGACAGACATGCACACCTTAAAACAGGGTCGCCGGCATTTACGTTTACCAAAATTGTTGCAATATCAAGTAATGGCAGTTATCACTTTACGATAGATATACCGGCTGATGTGGCTGCGGGGCCTTATCATTTCATCGTTAATGCCTTGGATAAGGCCGGAAACGAGGCTGATTTTGCCGAGGCTGAGTTTACCATCAAAAATTCATTGGACTCTATTGCGCCAACGTTAAACATTACCGCTTCGCCAAGCCCTGCCGGGGGGGTGATAAACTTGCAGGGTGCTGCAAAAACCATCACACTAAACGGAACAGCGGGTGATAATGAATCAGTAAAAAGCTACGAAGTGAAGCTGATACACAAGGCAAGTAAAGTTAATTATATAGATAAAGACGGTACTATCAGCGGGACATCGGCCAATATAAGCGAGACAATTACTTTTGACGATGCTTGGCCTGATGGTGATTACTTGCTGGTAGTGGAAGTTTATGACTTAAAAAATAACCGCACCGAGGTGGAGTTTGATGTGATGCGAATGAAATAAGGCTGAGGTTTATACTTTGTAGAGCTGTTCCAAATTGGGGCAGCTTTTTTTGTTTACGCCGAGGCGCACTGAGCGCAAACACCTGTCACTACCAAATCGGCTGTTTTGATTGAATAACCGACCGGAACTTCAAATTTCGGTACGGTGTAATGGTCTAAACATTCAATTTTTTGGCAATTAGTGCATTTAAAATGGATGTGCTCGTCGTGGTGGGCGTGAACATCACAGTTATCGCACAATGCGTATTGGGTGGCACCGCTGTCGTCGGGTAT from Bacteroidota bacterium harbors:
- a CDS encoding sigma-70 family RNA polymerase sigma factor, which encodes MISETELIKGCVNNDRLYQKHLYDRYARKMLSVCLCYARDRYEAENILQEGFIKIFENLKNYKPVGSFEGWIRRIIVNTATDYYRKMKRIKYIEVDVDEAEHKVSTLDIDKFATEDIVGAIQRLPEGGRMVFTLFAIEGFSHAEIAEQLGISVGTSKSQYARARTLLQTMLKNSERNFFLKHNIV
- a CDS encoding DUF4625 domain-containing protein, whose product is MLSMIYKRKYLFATMLHLIIFATMFHKTKIMKRLPILVMALGLVLLNACSKGDDDKDTTKPVIKLSEPTSGDVFVSGEKMNVSVAFEDNKELSQYKIEIHDDFDRHAHLKTGSPAFTFTKIVAISSNGSYHFTIDIPADVAAGPYHFIVNALDKAGNEADFAEAEFTIKNSLDSIAPTLNITASPSPAGGVINLQGAAKTITLNGTAGDNESVKSYEVKLIHKASKVNYIDKDGTISGTSANISETITFDDAWPDGDYLLVVEVYDLKNNRTEVEFDVMRMK
- a CDS encoding transcriptional repressor translates to MAETQTEHVLHTLRNHKLRVTDTRIKVLAEFIAYKRALTQTDLEANLGKEFDRVTIYRTLHSFLESGILHKIPDDSGATQYALCDNCDVHAHHDEHIHFKCTNCQKIECLDHYTVPKFEVPVGYSIKTADLVVTGVCAQCASA